The Oceanispirochaeta sp. M1 genome segment GGAGTGGCAAAAATCTTTTTTCTCATCGTACTGATCCTTGTTCTAATCGTCGGAGGAATGCTATGGGTCGACTTTCTTGGACTCGTTGATGCCAGGGAGACACTTTCCCCCATATTGAAGCTTGTACGCCTGGATGTACCCGAAGCGGTGGAACAGCCGGATGATATGTATCTTCTGGACAGGGAAAGACTGGCCAAGCAACAGGAAGCTCTTGATATCAGAGAAGCTGCCCTTACTGCCCGTGAAGAAGGGATTGTTTTAAGAGAAGCCGAGCTCGAAGAATTGGGCGGTCAACTTGAAGAATCAAAGAAATCTATTGAGGAAAAAGAGAAATCTCTTAATGAAGCCTTAAAAACTTACGACAATAAGAGAGCAAACCTGGAACAAAATGCAAAGTACCTGGAGGGAATGCCTCCGGAAAATGCAGTTTCTATTATGGTAGAAATGCAGGATACCGAGCTGGTTGAGCTTCTGAGAACATCAGAGCGACTGGCTGTGGAGTCCGGTAAAGCGTCCCTGGTTGCCTACTGGTTGTCATTAATGCCTGCGGACAGAGCTGCAGAGCTGCAAAGCAAGATGGCGTTGAAACCGGTAGATTAAATTATCTGGAGGTGCCATGGTTCAGTTATCTTCCCCACCGGTCGAAATGTTTCCGGTACAGAAGGGGCCATCACCTGAAAAAAACAATGCTCTAAAAACTGAGGATAATGGTTTCAGGACTGCTTACAGGGAGCAGAAAGAGATTTATGAGTCCAGAGATGCGGAAAAAAAATCCCCAACAGCTGAAACTGTTTCTCATAAGAAACAGAAAGTTCTACAGGGTGATACTGAAAAGGCTGAGAAGAGTGACGGAGAAGCATCTTCATCTTCTGCCGCATCCGAATCCAAGTCTGCTGAAAAGGCGACCCAGTCTAAGGAAAAGAATTCCGGACTCAAACTTGTAAAATCAGATACTGATAAAAAATCACTGAAACTTGCCGGCCCCGGTACTGATGAGACAGGTAAAGAGACAAAGACTGTGTCTCTGAATCATGAAGCATTGTCATTGATCGCCGGAGCAGAGCCTGGTGACGAGTCCGCAGTTGAAGTAAAAGATACAAAAGCTGAGGCTTCTGCTCTTACTGAGACTGCTGAAAAACTGATAGCTGCTGAAAAACTGATAGCTGAAGATAGTGGCGAACAGAAAGCTTTGAGTGATTCTGCTTCTCAGGCAGCTAAAACAGCATCGATTCTTGTACAGCAGAATATTCCCGCCAAAGAAGACGGTAAAGAAAACGACAAACATGGTAAAAGCCGTATTCAGCAGAAAAGCGATAAAAAATCATCTGAATTGAAAATCACAGTGGATGACAGAAGAACAGTAAAAGAGGGAACACCCATCTTAAAGAAAGTTGAGAGTGGAAGTTCTTCAAATAAGCTGACTCTGGAACTGGTACCTTCAGATGATGTTACATCCGCTATGCCTCAGGGTGAGCAGGCAGATACAGGAAAAACCTTCTCCCTTATGTCTGCGGAAGAGCAGAAAGGTGCGGCCCTGCTGGATCGTCAGCTTCAGGATAAGGGTACCCAGGAACTTTCTAAAAATATCCGTTTTGTACTCAAAGACAATAAAGAGGGAGAAATCAAGCTGATTCTTAAGCCTGAAGCCCTTGGAAAAGTACGTATTAACCTGAATCTGAGTGAAAACAATATAGTCGGGAAAATAATTGTCGAAAATAATAGTGTACGCCAGGCATTTTTGAATAATCTGGCCGATCTGACAAAGGCATTGGAAGACAGCGGTTTCAGCAGCGCTTCCCTTGATGTTTCTGTCGGCGGTGGTCAGACCCAGGGCGGTTCACAGTACAGAGAAGAGGCTCCCGTATTTTTTACGGGCAATGCTCTGGACGATATGGACGGGCAGATTCCCGTAGTTTATGAAGACGGTGTAAACCTGAGCCAGATAAATCTGGTTGTGTAGGATCATATAGAGGAGAACGTTGGAATGGAATTCAGCACAGCAATGAATGCATCGGATAACGCAAAAGTTACCATGCAGGTAGATAGCTTTAACAAAGCACTCAACGGCAGCAAAGCCGTTAAACAGAATCTTGATAAGGATGACTTTATGAAGATTCTGATTACCCAGCTCTCTCATCAGGATCCTACAAAGCCTATGGAAGATAAAGAATTCATCGCTCAGATGGCACAGTTTTCAAGTCTTGAGCAGATGACAAATATGAATCAGCAGTTTACCAACGTGGCAGAACGTCTAAATAGTTCACAGGCATTCAATGTGCTTGGACAGGACGTTGAACTGATGTCCGGCGGTCAGGCTGTTAAGGGTACAGTCGAAGCCGTAACAGGCGGCGAATACCCTCAGCTGCTTATTGATGGTAACTACTATGATTTCGATACATTACAGACAGTATTTAACAGCAAAGGAGAATCCCAGTTATGATGCGCTCACTCTATTCCGGTGTATCCGGACTTCAGAATCATCAGACAAGAATGGATGTCATCGGTAACAATGTATCCAATGTAAACACAATCGGATTTAAAAAAGGTCGAGTGATTTTTCAGGATATGATTTCCCAGGGAATGCGGGGCGCCGCCCGTCCCAGCGAAGAGCTTGGTGGTGTAAACCCCATGCAGGTAGGTCTCGGTATGACCGTAGCCACTATTGATACCATTCACACTCAGGGATCTCTTCAGTCCACAGGTAATACTACAGACCTGGCTATCCAGGGGAATGGATTTTTTATCCTGAGTCAGGGAGACAAGGAATTCTACTCAAGAGCCGGAGCCTTCGGTCTGGATGAAGGTGGAATGCTTGTTAATCCTGCAAACGGTATGCGTGTACAGGGCTGGGAAGCCGAAACTGTAGATGGTGAGACATTTATCAATTCAGCCAGTGATACAAAAAGTCTTTTTATTCCTATAGGGAGTAAAGATCCCGCCAGTGCTACAAGTGAGGTTGAGCTGGCCTGTAATCTGGATAAAAGAACACCTGAAGTACTTGAAGGCGCAGGCCCCGGTGATGTCAGGCAGGGAAGCTGGACAATTGATAAAGATATTTATGATAACTTTGGAAATGTTCATAAGATGACCGTCAATTTCACCAAGGTGAACGGTACTGCCAACCAGTGGAATGTCAATGTTGCCGTTGATGAGGATGCCGAACTGCCCTCCAACACAACACTGGATATCGGTGCTGAAAATAATACAGACAACAATTTCATCATGGAATTTGATAATCTTGGTGCCCTGACAGCAGCTTTTGACGGACAGGGTGACAGAGTGGAAGCAGGTGCTCTTCTTATTCCTGTCTCTTTTGATGTACAGGATACCACCCCCGATGGAGATGGAGCTCTTTTAAGACAGACACTTAACCTTAATCTTGGTGAAGTGGGAAGTTATACCAATACTGTAACTCAGTTTGCTGAAACTTCCTCCACAAAAGCCTTTCGTCAGAATGGATATTCCATGGGATATCTGGAGACATTCCAGATTGACTCCCGCGGTGTTATTACCGGTGTCTATTCCAACGGCACAAACAGGTCTCTGGGGCAGGTTGCCCTGGCATCCTTTGTTAATCCCGGAGGTCTGGAAAAGAATGGTGAAAGCACTTTTATGGAAACCATCAACTCCGGTGAAGCCAATGTAGGTCCATCCGGAATAGCCGGAAAGGGTAAGTTTGTTTCAGGTGCACTGGAAATGTCAAATGTGGATCTGGCTGAACAGTTTACTGATATGATTATTACTCAGAGAGGGTTTCAGGCCAACAGTAAGACAATTACAACCAGTGACACCATGCTGCAGGAACTTCTGCAGCTGAAAAGATAAGGTTAATCTGATCAATGATTAAAATAACTGTGATGGGGAAACTGGGCAAGGTTTTGTTTCTGAATCCCCATCAGATTGAATACATTGAGACAGAGGCAAATACAACCTTGGTAATGCTGTCAGGAAAGCGTCTGATGATCCAGGAAGATTATGATACTATCTTCCAGAGAATAGTGGATTACAGACGCCTGATCGGCGGATTCAAGAACGAGGAGTAGACAATTCTATGGATATAGCAACAATAGGTGGTTTAGCCGGGGGATTCCTGCTGATTGTCGGATCGATAATAGCATCAGGTAATGCTATTAATCTATTTATAAATCTCCCTTCTGTAATTATCGTTATATTCGGTTCCTTTGCGGCCATGATTGTCGCCAGTCCCCTGCAGAGAGCTCTGGGATTTACAAAATTCCTGAATGTCGCCATGAATGTACAGGTTTATAACAAGGAAGCCATTATTACACAGCTTGTCTCCTTTGCAGATAATGCCCGTAAAGAGGGACTGTTATCTCTGGATGATG includes the following:
- the flgE gene encoding flagellar hook protein FlgE — protein: MMRSLYSGVSGLQNHQTRMDVIGNNVSNVNTIGFKKGRVIFQDMISQGMRGAARPSEELGGVNPMQVGLGMTVATIDTIHTQGSLQSTGNTTDLAIQGNGFFILSQGDKEFYSRAGAFGLDEGGMLVNPANGMRVQGWEAETVDGETFINSASDTKSLFIPIGSKDPASATSEVELACNLDKRTPEVLEGAGPGDVRQGSWTIDKDIYDNFGNVHKMTVNFTKVNGTANQWNVNVAVDEDAELPSNTTLDIGAENNTDNNFIMEFDNLGALTAAFDGQGDRVEAGALLIPVSFDVQDTTPDGDGALLRQTLNLNLGEVGSYTNTVTQFAETSSTKAFRQNGYSMGYLETFQIDSRGVITGVYSNGTNRSLGQVALASFVNPGGLEKNGESTFMETINSGEANVGPSGIAGKGKFVSGALEMSNVDLAEQFTDMIITQRGFQANSKTITTSDTMLQELLQLKR
- a CDS encoding flagellar hook-length control protein FliK, which produces MVQLSSPPVEMFPVQKGPSPEKNNALKTEDNGFRTAYREQKEIYESRDAEKKSPTAETVSHKKQKVLQGDTEKAEKSDGEASSSSAASESKSAEKATQSKEKNSGLKLVKSDTDKKSLKLAGPGTDETGKETKTVSLNHEALSLIAGAEPGDESAVEVKDTKAEASALTETAEKLIAAEKLIAEDSGEQKALSDSASQAAKTASILVQQNIPAKEDGKENDKHGKSRIQQKSDKKSSELKITVDDRRTVKEGTPILKKVESGSSSNKLTLELVPSDDVTSAMPQGEQADTGKTFSLMSAEEQKGAALLDRQLQDKGTQELSKNIRFVLKDNKEGEIKLILKPEALGKVRINLNLSENNIVGKIIVENNSVRQAFLNNLADLTKALEDSGFSSASLDVSVGGGQTQGGSQYREEAPVFFTGNALDDMDGQIPVVYEDGVNLSQINLVV
- the flgD gene encoding flagellar hook assembly protein FlgD — protein: MEFSTAMNASDNAKVTMQVDSFNKALNGSKAVKQNLDKDDFMKILITQLSHQDPTKPMEDKEFIAQMAQFSSLEQMTNMNQQFTNVAERLNSSQAFNVLGQDVELMSGGQAVKGTVEAVTGGEYPQLLIDGNYYDFDTLQTVFNSKGESQL
- a CDS encoding periplasmic-type flagellar collar protein FlbB, which translates into the protein MAGINGGAGVAKIFFLIVLILVLIVGGMLWVDFLGLVDARETLSPILKLVRLDVPEAVEQPDDMYLLDRERLAKQQEALDIREAALTAREEGIVLREAELEELGGQLEESKKSIEEKEKSLNEALKTYDNKRANLEQNAKYLEGMPPENAVSIMVEMQDTELVELLRTSERLAVESGKASLVAYWLSLMPADRAAELQSKMALKPVD
- a CDS encoding flagellar FlbD family protein, whose translation is MIKITVMGKLGKVLFLNPHQIEYIETEANTTLVMLSGKRLMIQEDYDTIFQRIVDYRRLIGGFKNEE